The Ziziphus jujuba cultivar Dongzao chromosome 1, ASM3175591v1 genome segment TAAATTTGGACTGGGTATGTCAGAAAACGACGAAATCGTTGGAAATGGAATTTGTGTCGCCGCTGGCTTTACCCATTGGGCTTCgatggtggccggcgcgtgtggccttcTGGTGGTCGGAAATGGAGAAAGTAAGGTGGGGTCGAGAGGAAGGaggagagaaggaagaagaagaagaaaaagcccgTGGGgcattttcccacgtgggggaggaaaaaaaaaagaaaaagaaaagaaaaaaaaaaagaaaataataaatatatagaaaataataatataagataaaataatatagtatttaatcatggctgacatgtggcattttcttgtcgtgacacatggcacatttcATAATGTTACACATGGTGCAAACTGTtcacacgtttaaaaataatattaaaataatatagtatttgaaaaaactttgcaggtccataatttttcatcgaaatgtccaaattagcatgccgctagtctatggactcgtatcaacgagtacttcacaaccatacatgagtcaaagctcatttttacaacaataaaaagtcaactccggcatcctcggataatttggacctcaacttgttttgctcataactttcaaaccataactTCGTTTTcatcgtgctactagtctacaaactcggatCGATGCATACTTCATGAAGGTGccttggtcaacctagaattcttgctGAGTCAAAAAATCCAAGTTTAACCCTTCTTGGTTAACGActgtcaaacccgatcaactttgattaacttgagaaatttccggcaTATTTCGgggcggggtgttacatatatacactacacacacacacacacactaaaaaagaaaagatttaaagatattttatgCATGTTTTATACAAGGAAGCTAAACTCAAATGGgaaaaataaagcaaagaaGAGATGGTTAAAATTGCAATGCAGCTGTCACCTACATTCAGTGAGGTATTAGATTGACCTTCTCCTTGATGGTTACATTGACAAGCATAAGATTACTTGGAGGCTAATTTTAGTATCCAACATAAAAGCACCAATGAATAAACTCCACTTACCAATAAATTAAAGGGTAAAGTGGTCAATCAACAAATAAGCTAGAGGTATAAACTTTAGAGTGGTTTTATTTTACGTTACAAAAATGGATAACCATActacatttttaattatattttcatactTCAAAATACCTATTGACAAATGGTTACTAATACCCTTAAaacatttaatcaaaataaaaatactacgTACATTACACATTGTGAgattccacatcggttggaaagggaaacgaaacattccatataagtgggtgtggatacctttccctttaGAGGCTTTTTAAACCTTGAGGATTGAGTTATAAGCGAAttttccaggcccaaagaggacaatatttaATGCGGATGGTCTAGGCTGTCActgatggtatcagagccagtacccgaatcggtgtgccagcgaggacgctgggccccgaggggggaggattgtgagatcccacatctgatggaaggggaacgaaacactccatataagtgggtgtagatacctttcccttgagagaccttttaaaatcttgagggctgggttgtaagaggattccttaaacccaaagaggacaatatctcatgcgggtggtctgggctgttacacacattgtattttgtcttttaagaaaaataataaaacctgATAATAGAATTTAATGATGAAGACGAAAAGATAGAGAATAATGATTAATAATCATCTCTTTCAGCatagaaaatttttataatttatttgtcgtatgctttttctttttataatattcatacTATTTGTTCTTAGACTAATTGCTTTTAAATCGAAAAAAAACCaccgtaatatatatatatatatatatatatatataatatcattaggtttatataaattgaagttGTTCAATACACACAAGTAGAAGATTTTAATGACATTTAAGTTATGTAATTTGGAGTAGCTATGTGATCTTGCTTATACAgaccaaataaaaattcaacaataaGTGAAGTTATTCGATATACATAGATtttcaacaataagtggagttATTTGATATACATAGCTTGAACTTTTTGAATCTGTCTAGGTTATGTATACAGGATAATATAATGAAATTCAGTTTATATAAACCGAACAGATTCGATGATAGGTGAAGCTATTTTAATCATATAAACCAAGCAAATTTAGTAATAGGTGTAGTCGTTTTAAGTCTATCTGGATTATGTATACAAGAAAAGATAATTGAATACAgtttatataaacaaaataaaaatttaatcatgAAGTCATTTAGCATACATAGTTCGGATATTTTCTCTATACCAAAGAACACAAAGTGATTTGATTTGTGATCTGATTTGtataaattgaacaaaaattcaataattcatTCTTATCCAAGTGTCATTCAATATGAATGTGTAAAGAGTCGTTAGGAATTTGGCATGAGAATTTGAAGATGAATAAGGTCGTTGAACAAAGTCAATCGATTTCAATGTGAGGCGATTGACTTAATGAGAGTTAAGCCTGTTAAAGAGAGTCAactaattttaatgaaaattaggGATAAAAATAGTATAGTAATGTAATTATTTGTGGACAATGATAAAGCCCCAATGACAACTTAAAAACGATAATGAATTCAATGATCACGACAACAACACATTTTATTCTTATAACATCTTCTGTTCTAGAATCTGCATCTCCCATTGGCACATTGCAGAAGAAAAGCACTCCGGGCATCGTTATATTTGACTTTATAtgctcaaaattaaaattatgctggaagttatatatttatttatttatttatttaaaaataaattttgggtaagaaaacttaaaaagttgaaagagtattactcttttttttttttaaatgtatatatttaagaaaactttaaaagttgaaagagtattactctttttttttttttaatgtatatatttaagaaaactttaaaagttgaaaaagtattttttgtattaaaaatgtgtttttttaatttaatttttgaccTCCATGCCAAACAAATTCTAAGTCTTACGAAGCGTTGTCTGGCCTATTCCCATGGCCCTTgtcttatttctttcttctcttttctcttatATTTCATCAGTAGCTCCacttacaatttcaaaataactCTACAATTTTTATGTTCTAAAATTTCTTCTCTACCTCAAaaggtttttcattttttttttcaaattttaatttttaatttttaattttttaaaaaactttctttCCTGCAATATGAGTATCCTCCGATAATGGTGGTGACTGTCGATCTAgaataactaatttttttttttcaaaaataaaaattagttataTAGAAGCtttaaagtctttttttttttttttttttaaattatagagtgtttcaattttaactcttttttatttttataaaaattagaaaaacatttAAGTACAAGATCCAAGGAGTTTCTAAACCAAATTGGTAgacctttaaaaataaattgtgcTACACTGATAACCAAATACTTCATGGTAATGCACCAGAATGGtttgagaaaaagaagaaataaaatttttttatgtcgTTAGAGCCTTGCCGGCATTGGAGAACCATTAGATCCTCATTGTAGGCAGGCTGGATCTTGAAGGCAAGGTGATGGCAACTTCTTCGGGTGGTGGAGGCAGTGGCTGCTACTGAATGTATAAAACTCAAACTCAACCAAGAAAGAGACAAACAAGGAGATGAAAAGATAAAGGGGTTTTtagtaaattattatatataaggaaaaggggtttttagtaaattattatatataaggaCTATACTTTtagtaaattattatatatatatatatatatatatatatagggactatataaaatccaaatagAATAGTGAAAAAACTTTTCATATCtcatctcaatttttttttttttcaaataattcacCAAGGGTGTAGGAGACATCATAATCCTACAATTTTTGCTCATAATAGTTGCATTGTGAGTACTTGAATTGTTTGTTGTTCCTTAAAATTTCCTTATCTTATTAATTGCCCttgttaatttacaattttcatCATTTAAATTTCCTGGCctgctttatttttctttttacatttaatttggttgtcaaaataaaattaaatagtgaaaaaaacataataattaatttaaattcgtTTAAAATCAATCCTTGTAGGAcattattcaatttattatttttattatttgaaattacCAAAGCACTTAtgattttcaaagaaattttaaGTCAATTTGCTTATACCATAGGTGTGCGTTCAACATTAATACTCGTTAAGAATGAGAGCCACATGATAACGAGCCGTTTTCATATGTCCCCAAGTCGAGTTAAAAATTTATGGTACTTGTTGAATACCAATCCCTTCTTTTACAATCAAATGATACTCGTAAGTCCAGAGGAAATTTTCAGTACATCCGAAATACTGCTTTGGCTTCTAATACAGAGATGGAGCCCATACACATGGATCCCAATCGTGTATTAGAAGCGGAAGCATCTGCTCCTGAAGCACCATAGTTTTTTCTTTGGTCCGGAAAGTGATGTGGCGGAAGAGTCAAGGGAGAGCGATTGAGAGATAAGAGCTATGATGTCTATGAGAAGCTCCTCGAATTTGACAGAAGAGGGATATCAAAGTCTCGTAAGTCCACCAAGGACTCAAAGACTTTCATCTGCCCGGTGGGCCCGAAGGAATGGAAAATGAGATAAGACGGAGTAAGAAAAGACAAAAGAGGGGGAACAAATTTGCTTTCCAGCGGaccaataataatttatttatttatccacaATTTAATTCCATCTTGCAGACGCAAAATTAGGAATACCATACAAGCAATTCTGAAAATAACTTTGTCCAAGTTTTGTTTTATCTTCTACTAAATTGAAATTTGTTGAATGCATATGTATggttggccttttttttttttttctttgctgcaATAATATTCTattagtaaattatttaatcaccaaattttcatatatatatatatatatatatatatatatataggtgtggAGTGGTTCTCGGATCACATCtaaatcgatatttttttaaaaaaaatattaattttgttgtgtacacatatatatacacagtaaAATGAAATGTTTTTATTCAGAAAGTATTGGTTTCGATATAATCTGTGTGCGGATTAGTTTGAACCatagaaattttctctctctctctctctatatatatatatatatatatatatatatatgtatatattattcttGTCAATTTCACCAGACAAGTTAAAAATAtcagaaaaattatttacttaGTAAGATCACAGGTTTTCACTTCTTGCCCTGCACACAAGTTTGAGTTTACATCTTGGGTAACTTTACGTCTATTTTATATAagggttgttgttgttgttggttttattattattattattattatcattattttctcTACTGATGCATAGGAATATGTATAGAATATGTCTTTATGAGAATTTTACTTCCAAATActgtttataaattaaaataagcaggggaaaaaaaaaacacaaacacaaaggGATCATTGGAGGCTCCCTGGAAAAAGAAACATTCTACTCGCTATCACATTACATTATAACTTATATTAATTTCGATTTCTTAATCACACacgcatataatatatatgtatatatatatatatatatatatacacacatatacataggtAGAGAGAATTGTTCTGTTGAAAACTATCTTCCAATTTATAATGGGCACCAAGACGACATGACAAGTTGTATAACGATTGTTTTCGTTCAAATACATGAGAGTAAAGGAGTAAAAGGGATGGCAATCAAATACAGATCGTTTTTCTTTCCCACAGTAGATCCAAAGGCTTCAGTCATGTCTAGATTCTCTGGTTCTTTTCCACTGGGAAGTTGCCAGTTGAAGTGGTAGAGTAGATTAGCAAGAGGAATCTCAACATTGGCCATCCCAAACGCTATGCCAGGACACATCCTTCTTCCTGCTCCAAAAGGAATATATTCAAAGTCTGTGCCCTTATAATCAATGGAACTTCCATCAAACCTCTCTGGTATGAAGCTCTCAGCATCATTCCAATACTCTGGATCTCTTCCAATCGCCCACGCATTCACGATGACTCTGGTTTTTAATGGGATTTCATAGCCATCAATTTTGCAAGCCTCCCTGCATTCTCTAGGGAGTAACAATGGACCTGGAGGGTGCAGCCTCAGAGTTTCTTTGACCACCAACTTCAAATAGCTCAATCTCTGTATATCTTTCTCTTGGATTAGTCCTTTATTTCCTTGGCAGAGTTTTCTGACCTCAGCTTGTGCCTTCTCTATCACTCTTGGGTTTTTCATCATTTCTGACATTGCCCACACCACTGTTGTTGATGAAGTATCAGTTCCAGCAGTGAAAATTTCCTgcatatttaaaattgttttaaggtTTTTCAATAAAACTGCACAaaatgttctttttttattttttttttattttaatttttattttttaaaggtttGCGCGAGTTAGCTAGATTATAGCATGTATGcagaaaatatatacaaaccCAAATCACAGCTTTTATGTTGTCGGTTGTGAGCGGAAATTCACGGCTGCCACTTTGCTGAAGTCGTAGCAGAACATCAACCAGATCTTCCTCCCGCGGCCAACTTTCATCACCACCATTTTTTTCTGTCATATGTTTCTGTCTGTGTTCGTGGATGATATTTTCAAGAATCTGATTGACCTTGCTGCGTACCTTCTTCAACTTATTAGTTGCCATCCTCCTTGTTATTTGAAGAAATTTATTTGAAGGAAACAGTTCGGCTATATCAAATCCTCCTGCTAATGATATAGCTTCCTCTGACAATGATACAAATTCATGTTCATCTTGGCGTTTATCACCAAATGCTGTTCTACATGTTATGGAACTTGTTAAGGAGTAAATCTTTTCAGTAAAATTGATCAATCCCTCAGATAATTTAATTGACTGAACAAGATTCCAAACCTCATCTTCTCGAATAGAAGCGAAAGATTGGACCCTCTTGACGCTTAGGAGCTCTATGATGCAAACTTTTCTTATTTGCCTCCAGTAATCTCCATATGGAGCGAAGGCAATGTCTGAGCCACCATAAGTCAAGACTTGCATCGCAAGAAGTTCTGGCCTCTGTGCGAAGCGAAGGTCATGGGTTTTCATTATCTCTCTGGCCATCCTTGGTGATGATATAATTACTTGAGAAACTTGGCCTAATTGTAGATGCATGAAAGGTCCATGTTTCCTGGCTAGTTCTCGAAGAGCATGATGTGGTAGTGAGCCTACCAAGTTGTGTAAATTCCCTATGACAGGTAGCTTCCATGGACCTGGAGGGAGCTTAATGGAAGATCTACTTTGTTTTACAAACCAAAACAAGGAGAAGATGATGAGGAAAATGGTGAGGGACAATGAATATTGGAGCTCCATAGCTAGATAGATTACTCCGGAAaaagagaagtcttttaatttggtaTTCTGACAAGGATTTTtggcatatatataaaaatgctcGTGGAggaatattacattattttataaattccacttCAACTACATGTCTATTATCACAATTAGTGCATTTAGATAACAATTTATacaacaaacacatgaaagATGGATATAAAATCATTCCGCTACTGGGCGGACTTACTAAATTCAATTCAATCTATTTTTCTATGCCTTCCGATGCCTGCTAGCGGTATCCAATCTCAATCTTAACAATGTTGGCACAATCCCATCTAATAGTTGCCTATTTTTTTGTTGACCACACTAAAGAGAAAAGAACAGCTCACCTAACAAAAGCTGTGATGTACATATCCAGAAAGTTATCACAGTTTGAATATTCATAAGAATTCAAAAGGACTTCAAAACCATATCTCGAAACCAATCtctgtttttttaaaaagtttatttatattgtgaagaaaaataacatatattataagaaaaaaaaaaatagagagagaagaaaaagtaaaagaagtCTGAAATTAGTCTACAAAATGTTTTTGTTAGTTAGCCACCAATTAGTCTGGCATGGTTTCCAACAGCAGTAGCATTGAGAGGTATTTCTTTCAAGGCCACTGACCCTGCACCTATTTTAGCACCTTCTCCAATCCTGATGTCTCCCCAAAACCTACTTCCTGCTCCTATGTACACCCCTTCACCAAATCTTAGGATGCCGACGAATATGATCCCCACGAACTTTGCCTCTTCCACCCAATGTTACATTATGCAGAATTGTAACATTGTCTCCCGTGATTGCTGTCTCTCCTATCACAATTCCCGCGCCGTGGTCAAGCAACAGCCTACTTCCGATTTTTGCTCCGAGATATATCCACTGCGAAAACCTCTGAAACCCGGCTCTGAATCAACAATGCCAAGGCTCTCCTGCCTTGTGACCACAACTTATGCACTGCTCTATAAACTTGGCATGCTTGAAAGCCTTAGAAGTTCAGCAAGCAATGGACATAATTTATAGAAGCTGGTTTGGAGCTCTTCTGTTGTCATGATAGTAAGAGAAAATGCTTAGAAAAGTTTCAAAGAGTCCATTCCTTTAGATGCTTGAATTGCTCTGAAGTTTCATAGCCAATAAATTTGACAATGCGGTTTCTAGTGAGTTGTGTGAGAAAATGGAAGAGAAGTAGTAGTTGTACAAGAATGGATTGGATCTTGTTGTGTATCTAATACAGCTTCCTCTCAGATCTGTAACAGATATGATCATCCTCATCAATGTTGATATTTCCAGGAATGATTTCAGAGGCACAATCAGCATTCTGATTTTGCTCACCGCAGCTGGGCGTGCTGCATATGCTGCATAGAGAATTAGTACTGATATGGTAATATTGGGTTGATTCCAAGAAGCATGGATCTGTTGAGATTTGGCTTCTATATGATTAACTAGGACTATTAGTGACTGTGCTGATCGCATTTATGATAGACACatgatctaaaaaataaaattttacttgtAGGTTAACGAATATTTGTCTAAATCTATAGATAGATTAGCACCTTTAAATGAAATACTTAATGTTTAAATTGTAAGGTATGGGAGTATATTTAGTTTCCTCTTGCTAGAACACTAAGTTAGAAGTTATGACACGTCCCACTTTGCCATTACCATTAATAGACACCAACAAACCTTTGCTAATGACATCTGTATCTACTTTTGTGAAAACTATTAATCCTGAAGCATTAGATGGTACTAATGAGTTAGTGACATTATTTGTCGACAATGATAAAGCTCCAATGACAACTCATACGACAGTGAAGTCAATGATTACGACAACAACACATCTTACTCTTATGACATCCTCAGTTCAAGAATCTACATCTCCCATTGACATTGTGCAGAAGAAAAAAACTTCAGGCATCATTATATTTGACTTGatagttttcaaaattaaaattttgctgGAAAGTATATGCATGTATAACTTTTATGtgaacttatttttttatttttattttttgggtaagaaaacttaaaaaagttCAAAGAGTACTTTTTGTGTCCAAAATgtgtttttttacttttgacCTCCATGACAAACAAACCCTAAGTCTTATGAAGCATCGTTCGGTCCATTCCCATGGCATATAACACAATGCATTCCAATTCCATATTGGAAGGTCCCTAGACTACAATTTTCTAATTGCTATCACATTATATTTGTATGTGAGGATATGTATCTATCTATTGTTCTTCTTAGAACTATCTTCAAGCTTATAGTGGACGGCaaaatgacataaaaaaaaagtctaataaTTTGTGTTTTCGTCGTTCAAATTCATGAGAGTGAAGGAGCAAAAGAGGTGGCAATCAAATAAAGatcatttttctttccaacAGTGGCTCCAAATGCTTCAGTCATGTCCACATTCTCTGGTTGTATTGCACTGGGAAGTTGCCAGTTGAAGTGGTAGAGTAGACTTGCAAGAGGAAGCATTTGCCATCCCAAATGCTATGCCGGACACATCCTTCTTCCTGCTTCAAAAGGAATATATTCAAAGTCGATGCCCTTATAATCAAGGTATGAAGCTCTCACCATCATCCCAATACTCTGCATCCCTTCCAATCGCCCACACATTCACGATGCATGACTGTGGTTTTTAATGGGATTTCATTGCCATCAATTTTGTAAGCCTCCCTGCATTCTCTAGGAAGTAATAATGGAACATGAGGGTGTAGCCTTAGAGTTTCTTTGATCACCAACTGCAAATAGCTCAATTTCTGAGTATCTTTCTCAGGGATCAGTCTTTTATTTCCTTGGCAGAGTTTTCTTACCTCAGTTTGTGCCTTCTCCGTCACTGTTGGGTATTTCATTGATTCAGACATTGCCCACACCACTGTTGTTGATGAAGTATCAGTTCCAGCACTGAAAATgtcctgcatatatatatatatatatatataactgattCGAAATGTACTAACTCATAATAAATTGTGTCCTTCAAATGTTTGTTGGTCATTGAAGTGGGGCCTCATTAGCAGCTCCATGGGTGCTCAAGTTGCTAGCTTGGTGAGCTATCATGGCCAACTAGCAAGTCAAGCTTACTCAAATACACTCCAACTTGTCATCCAAGCATGCCAGCAACTCCAACTTGTCCTCCAAATGTTTGTTGGGCATTGAAGTGGGGCCTCATTGGCAACTCCATGGGTGCTCAAGTTGCTAGCTTGGTGAGCTATCATGGCCAATTAGCAAGTCAAGCTTACTCAAATACACTCCAACTTGTCATCCAAGCATGCCAGCAACTCCAACTTGCCAAGCTTAGCATGCTCAAGCCTCCAACTCACGCTCCAAGCTCCTATCATGTAAGCATAGCAAGTTCATGGCAACTCCAACTTGCCATGCTCAAATTCCCTTCATTCTTAGTGTGCGCAAGTCAGAAGCCTTAGTAAGCTAGCTCGCTATATGGCAAGTCCAAGTTGCTGTCCGGATTTTCTGAAGACAAAAGCACATGCTCTTCTTCCTAAGTCACATGCCAACTTATTTTTTGAGGATATGAAAAtttgtgaagccatgatgaaaAATTAAGGGTTAGATCTCCTTTTCTAGTAGGTTTTTAGAGAAAGCTTGAGATCTAAGTTAGGGAGGCTCCCATtttgggaaaaaagaaaaaagaaaaaaaaagagaaaatacccTTGGGGGAAGAACACAATTTGTAGTGAGAGAAAAGGTACTGTAGAGAGAGAGCTTGAACTTGGAGGAACTTTGAAGATTGCTAGGAGCAGAGCTTCCAGGATTTCCCATCTACTTTGTTTTCTCAACTCTTCTACTActtcttttctattttggaTTCATTAATATAGTTTATTATTGCAAATATGCTTGGattaatgaattattttatgCTTTTGCGTATGGTGATTTGTAGGAGCATGTTAGACTAGATCAGGTATCTACAATCATGAGGAACCTATATATTGAATTATGTATGAgggtttattgttaattttatttatcatctAATTACCTTAAGCAATTCTTATTTTAATGCTAATACATACTTTGCAAGTAGAGATTTGTTTGGATGTTGGGCCAATTTGTTGATTTAGATTTGAGAAGGTCTACTTTAACAATTTGGTAATAGACTTGCATATCCTAGGCCTTAATTGGATGTTGTGATCCTAAAATTAGGTGGATAGCCATGAAAGAAGGGGGCTCAACGCATGGGAAAATTAGGGACTCAGGAAGAGATTTACTAAATACTTGAGATTCCCATAAGCTCTATTCGAACTTGGAAAAGGGAATTAGAGTAAAATAGGACACCTCTAGGCTAGGGTTGGATTATTAATTGGATCTTTAATCAAGCTAATCACTTAAATTCACCAAGGGTGTAGCGGTAACATAATCCTAGAACTTTTGCTCATAGTAGTTCCATCTTGAGCACTTGAATTGTATGTTGTTTCTTAAAATTTCCTTATCATATTAATTGCTCttgttaatttacaattttcatCATTTAAATTTCTTGCCTTGCTTTAATTTTCCTGTTACGTTTAATTTGATTGcctagaaaaaattaaatagaaaaaaaaaaccatagtaatcaatttaaatttgtcTAAAATCAATCATGATGGGACGAAACTCAATTCATCACTTTTATTACTTA includes the following:
- the LOC107415416 gene encoding desmethyl-deoxy-podophyllotoxin synthase-like, which translates into the protein MELQYSLSLTIFLIIFSLFWFVKQSRSSIKLPPGPWKLPVIGNLHNLVGSLPHHALRELARKHGPFMHLQLGQVSQVIISSPRMAREIMKTHDLRFAQRPELLAMQVLTYGGSDIAFAPYGDYWRQIRKVCIIELLSVKRVQSFASIREDEVWNLVQSIKLSEGLINFTEKIYSLTSSITCRTAFGDKRQDEHEFVSLSEEAISLAGGFDIAELFPSNKFLQITRRMATNKLKKVRSKVNQILENIIHEHRQKHMTEKNGGDESWPREEDLVDVLLRLQQSGSREFPLTTDNIKAVIWEIFTAGTDTSSTTVVWAMSEMMKNPRVIEKAQAEVRKLCQGNKGLIQEKDIQRLSYLKLVVKETLRLHPPGPLLLPRECREACKIDGYEIPLKTRVIVNAWAIGRDPEYWNDAESFIPERFDGSSIDYKGTDFEYIPFGAGRRMCPGIAFGMANVEIPLANLLYHFNWQLPSGKEPENLDMTEAFGSTVGKKNDLYLIAIPFTPLLSCI